The Theileria annulata chromosome 2, complete sequence, *** SEQUENCING IN PROGRESS *** genomic sequence CCATGTGATGGAGAATCTGAGGAGACATACCTTCTCCTTCGACTCTTGTAGTTCTCGTATGAACTTGAACGGGATTTACGTCTATGCTTTCGAGAGTGAAACTCTCTCGATCTGGATCTATGCACTGATTCTGAACTATCTAGATCCCTAGAAGGATATTTAGATCTGGAGCTAGATTTGTAGCGTCTTCGATCCCTTCTTTCACTGCGATGTTTGTATGATTCGTCTTTTCTGTGGCGATCCATGTGTTCTCTCTTCAAATCATGGCGCCTGTAGCTGTGTACCTTATCTTCCCTCTCCCTACCATGATCTGTTTCAGACTCCCTTTTTGTTCTTTCTGGGTCATCTCTGTATTTGTGGTCATAATGATTCCTAGTTCTGGTACGAGATGAAGAGTATGATGAATCATTTGAATTTTCTCTTTTTTCATGGTTATTAACTTGTTCAACCTTTGTTGTTTCGTTTTCTTTGTTCCTTTCATCAATAAAAGCTTGGGGGATCCCTTCCTCACTAGACTGTGCTGACAGTAAAAGGTCCCAGAGCTCCCTAACAAAAATTCCGGCTTTCTTTTCCATGAAACCCGTTAGGCTAATCTGGAGCCTTTTGGGGTCCAAGCGTGGTTTCTCATTAAACACTGCACCTCCATCCtctaaataatatgttaCAAAAATTCACATAAATATACATCTGCTAAAAAATACCTGCAAGCTGGGTGTTCCTCTTGGCGTCAGATTCTCCAAGATCCTTCAGCTGGCTCATACAGTAATCGATGACAATATCGTCCTCAATTCCCATCAAATCGGATACTCGCTTTGAAATCCATGGTTTAAAGGCGTCGATTTTAACCTTTGTGATGTCGACGGGGTTAGAAAACGATTTTGGCCAGTTTTTAGACTCATAAAGCTCCTTCTCCTTACCAACAAGGACCGGGTTGTTATCTTCCGTCTTGTTATATCTCTTTAGGTGGAACATTTGCAAAGTCGTTAAAATTTTCTGGTATTGATATccataaaaatatataaacttattaaAACAACAATGTGTTTATTCAAACATATCAATTTCTTCCAAGAGCCATTAGAATGGAACAGGAAAATCATTCATTATATCATCTAGTTTTTATTAGTACATTTATAATGACTAAGTTTACTTCATGACCCCATCTGATTCAGAAGAGTTTTTCACGTTATTTTAGAGTCCAATTTTcatgtatattttaattattttaaatttcaagataaatttgttttatgtATGGACTGgctatttttaatttgtaattttatggtTCGTATGCtatgatttaatattcaCACTcagaattttatttttcataattatgttcaatgtacaatattttaatcGATAATAAAAGCTCCATTCATTTAAATGGATACACttaaatatttctataAAAATGTATCCCATTCCACAGCCAAGAAGATTTGTAAGTTACTTTATTTTAAAGATCATTTTAGATTCCAGTAAGAATTGCGTATATTTCATATTAAAAGGACTATCACCAGAATCCATAACAACCGCCATCGAATACGATGTTTGGGGGACAAGATCGTCAGTTCAAAGAACACTAACGAAATACTATGATGATGGGTATAAAGTTATTCTGATTTTCCCGTTGTTCGCAACCAACACACTGGCGGGATACGCATTGATGAAGTCGAGACCAGGCGAATACTCAAAGTCAAGAAGTAAATTTTCTAGCGTTAAATTTGACGGACCACTCTTTGACATTTCCTGGGTAAGGTGCCTGGACCTTAATCCACCAGAATATGCTCACATCTCAAAGTATTTCACAAAAGCGCCAGTTGTTAATACTAAAGATGGACATGAACTTGATAAAAACACAGGATATGACCTGTGcaaaatatttgaaaaaaagTTTCAACGAATGTTGGACACCTTTAAGGGATTACCCAAACCGCCAATCCTGCCAGTTACAGTGAAAACAAACTCTGAAGTCTCACCCAAATTCATTAACTCAAAGAACCAAAGTAAGTTAAACACaaacaaaaaaataatttttagttgAATTATTTCCAACGGTTCAAAAGAGTTTGAAGCTCAAGGGCGCTAACATCTACTCACTTGACATGGCTTCTGAGTTTAATCCCTCACTCCTAATATTTCCAATTGATCTCTCTAACATGTCATATGATACATATATATCCATATATAACACATCACATAAATACTGGATAGAAATTCCAGAAGATTTTGATATTTCCTCCCTTACCAACCCTAGCTGATATTcagtttaaaatttttagttgATTTTATGTAGCATTTGCCTAGTTATAGAGAAAGAtcatttgtatattttaaagattattaaaatgttttcAAAGTCGaaattctttaaaaaattagtttcCCAGAAGAGTTGGACTATTTTTGGTTCTCTCAGCTCCATCCCTTCATCCACTAGGAACTTTGTTTCATCAGATCTGAGAGCCAAAAAGCTCATTTTCAGGGCCAAAAACACTGGAATGAAGGAGTTGGACCTCATTTTATCAGACTTTATCAGACATAATCCAGACGTACTTGAGTCCCACCACCAGGAGTTCGAGTCCCTTTTGGACATGGAGACTTGTCACATTTACGACATTGTAATGGGTAGAACTCGCCATGATTTGTCTCTTTATAGGAGAATTTGTGATTTCGCACTAAAGAAAGTTAAGCCAAacaactaattttattccatattaatatacacatttgtACTTATTGGTATATACAAGGTGATTTTatgatatattaaattaaatataattaatgtattttacaattattaaagatGTTTTCCGTTCATTTAGAGTATGATAAATGTCTTGACATGAGTGTTCTCCGTAAAAGTCGGTCTTTAATTGATTCCTTAACACTTTGATTCTTGCAACAACTGGCATCTAATCATTGttaaaaaactaaaaaacTAACTAGCTGAGTGGTTTGTCCATTCTCCTCCACATTTTGAGTAGTAGTCCATCGGATACACTGATTTGTATTCAATATTTTTGAATGCTACGTATGCTTCGTATGGGTTTAACAGTGGCTTCGGAAACGAGTCGCCCCAGTCTATACTCAATCGAGGGCAACCAATCTGTAATGATTTGTGATGgatgaatattatttaatacctGGATAAAACAGTCAAGATCAAGTGTTTTAAGGTGATCGATTGTGATCTCAGAGACCAATATCTTAAAATGTTTGATTTTCTTGGATGACAAAATATTACAGATGTTGTTCATGATGTTGATATTCCCTTGTCTTCCAAGAGTGCTAAGTATTATCCCAACACTTTTAGAGTTCCTAGCTTTCAAAATAGCTTTTGAACGAACTCTATGTAGTGCATCCAAATCGTAAGACTCCTCAGTGAAAACCTAAAGATCGTTTATTTTAACCACACCTTACCTTGTTAAATGGGTCGAATCTATAAAGTTTAATTCCTGGATTCTGGATTAAAGTGCTCTCCAGGTGAAATCTACCATCTgctataaaaattatattgcTAGAAACATCGGTGGATTCCTCAAAACCGGGTTTAATTCTTGGTTTAAGTTCAATTACTGGGGACGTACAGCCCAAAACTTCTCCCGGTAGAAGCGGTGATACTTGGGGAACATCgacataatatttaaaatgtcCATTTTTGTTCATTATTGATGTTGACTCACGTAAAACGTTTGAGTATTGTATTGTTCCCATCATTAGGATGTGTTCGTTTGGTCCAAAGCAGGACTCAATTGCGGATGAGAGTTTTTGTGCCGAAAACGATATCTCAACAAATATGTACAGGCAGTCGATTGTTACTTCTGTTACTGGTATTAAACATGAGTGTCCGTAGTGAATTAGTAATTGGCAACCAAGTGAAGTTGCTGTATAATCGTCTATACAGCACGCTCCGTAAGTGACATCACCCATTATAATGACCtaaaagaaattattttaagcgactaatatataaaaatacttcTTTCAATGAGTAACAgaagaataataatatttcgCTTATTTCAACTGCCCAGTTTAACAAGCCTTCTGGCATCTGGAGGCATACTGAAGAATAACCGTTACGTCTTATTCTTTgtacacattttttaacCTCGAAGTTATAATTCGATGGAAGAGCCTTTTTAACGACTTTCTCTAGGTATTCCTCCTCCAATTGCGATAAATTTTCCAGTTTACATGTGGAAGGATAAAAATCAGGAACCGCTACATCAGAACCCATAGAAATTAACAATTAGGTATCAAAAtctattttatattatacattaaatgattattttaagtaatCATGAAAGAATTTAGataatgtataattttatttttatatcttAGTTTCGTGGgcatataataatgattttagttgattaattaatgaaaatttctTTCATCTgagaaatttaaatttcaaataatatttaatttgaaaatattaaattaatttttaaataagagctgaaaatatattctttgttatttaataatatttaccattattcatagtataattatttgatcCGACCACTTTTATTGTCGACGTGCACTCTGatctatttttattaacatttaaaCACTGGATTCTCTCTTTGTTCatacatattttttaatctaatttaatttttactattgtttttatttattaaaacaatgaattatattaaacattTCGAAACTCTTAAAAGCTTGCTTTTAAAGTTTTGCTCTTCTAAGTAGTTggatttattttcattttatgTCTGATTTGCCTAGATCCAATGCATTTTGTACGCAGAAATTCAGTACTGTTTTATGATGCCGGGATTGTTTGTTATAGATCAACACCAATTCCACAGACTATAACACCTAAACATTCATTAACTACTAAAACTATACCAATTTGCAATGATTCAATAGCTAGTTATGAAAAAAGTTCTGATACAGTGGAAGATGTTGTCGACCATCAAATATCTTTTGGTACATCATATACAAATAAACTTATTGATTTGGTTCCTAATAAACCTCTCAACTTATTGGACTTACTGGTTGATTTAAAATCCCGTGAGGAAAAACCAAAggaaaagaaaataattaatacaGAACATTCTggtataattatactatatcATATATACACATTGTTTATACTATATGTAATATACAGGAGCACTACCTTTTCTGGACGAAATAACAAAGAACTGGCCAAAATATGAAGATAAAACGGAACAGGATGATGAAAAACCAAAGCCTAAATACTCTTATAACGTATTGAAGGGCAAAGGTATATTTAGTGATGAAAAACCTATACATCACGGGATTGGATACATCCCTCCCAACCTACGTTCTATGCATGAAAAGAGcataatatacaaaaatattgataaaACAAGTGAACAGAAAACTATCGAGTTTTTAATAAACAGATCTTATCTATACAGGATGGATTTGTATAATCAATTTAACGATGTGGGCCTAAAACAACCTGCTGATATTAATCACAGCCCTGATAAGTCAACCAACACCCATATAGACACTAATAACGACAAATTAACTGCTAATGAAGATGAATTCTCATCAATTACTACATTTGGAAGTTCACAATCTTCTGACAACATTATACTGAATAAAGAGGATATTCCTAGTTCAGATGTATCGAGTATA encodes the following:
- a CDS encoding splicing factor, putative (chr2.cand.194 - splicing factor PWI domain), with amino-acid sequence MFHLKRYNKTEDNNPVLVGKEKELYESKNWPKSFSNPVDITKVKIDAFKPWISKRVSDLMGIEDDIVIDYCMSQLKDLGESDAKRNTQLAEDGGAVFNEKPRLDPKRLQISLTGFMEKKAGIFVRELWDLLLSAQSSEEGIPQAFIDERNKENETTKVEQVNNHEKRENSNDSSYSSSRTRTRNHYDHKYRDDPERTKRESETDHGREREDKVHSYRRHDLKREHMDRHRKDESYKHRSERRDRRRYKSSSRSKYPSRDLDSSESVHRSRSREFHSRKHRRKSRSSSYENYKSRRRRYVSSDSPSHGREHRRRGHRHHRKSSPTHRYPRKRDYSSSSSSLDPGTFNTPFNYLLEQVREMSKRGRRETHS
- a CDS encoding uncharacterized protein (chr2.C.cand.319 - rat brain protein-like), with amino-acid sequence MYPIPQPRRFVSYFILKIILDSSKNCVYFILKGLSPESITTAIEYDVWGTRSSVQRTLTKYYDDGYKVILIFPLFATNTLAGYALMKSRPGEYSKSRSKFSSVKFDGPLFDISWVRCLDLNPPEYAHISKYFTKAPVVNTKDGHELDKNTGYDLCKIFEKKFQRMLDTFKGLPKPPILPVTVKTNSEVSPKFINSKNQIELFPTVQKSLKLKGANIYSLDMASEFNPSLLIFPIDLSNMSYDTYISIYNTSHKYWIEIPEDFDISSLTNPS
- a CDS encoding uncharacterized protein (chr2.C.cand.320 - hypothetical protein); translation: MFSKSKFFKKLVSQKSWTIFGSLSSIPSSTRNFVSSDLRAKKLIFRAKNTGMKELDLILSDFIRHNPDVLESHHQEFESLLDMETCHIYDIVMGRTRHDLSLYRRICDFALKKVKPNN
- a CDS encoding diphthamide synthesis protein, putative (chr2.cand.192 - PF01866 putative diphthamide synthesis protein), which gives rise to MGSDVAVPDFYPSTCKLENLSQLEEEYLEKVVKKALPSNYNFEVKKCVQRIRRNGYSSVCLQMPEGLLNWAVEISEILLFFCYSLKEVIIMGDVTYGACCIDDYTATSLGCQLLIHYGHSCLIPVTEVTIDCLYIFVEISFSAQKLSSAIESCFGPNEHILMMGTIQYSNVLRESTSIMNKNGHFKYYVDVPQVSPLLPGEVLGCTSPVIELKPRIKPGFEESTDVSSNIIFIADGRFHLESTLIQNPGIKLYRFDPFNKVFTEESYDLDALHRVRSKAILKARNSKSVGIILSTLGRQGNINIMNNICNILSSKKIKHFKILVSEITIDHLKTLDLDCFIQIGCPRLSIDWGDSFPKPLLNPYEAYVAFKNIEYKSVYPMDYYSKCGGEWTNHSANASCCKNQSVKESIKDRLLRRTLMSRHLSYSK